The following is a genomic window from Marinococcus sp. PL1-022.
AATTTTCCACCGTGTGGAGTACTTAAAGCCATGATCATCGTCCCTTCTTCATCTTAATTCATCAGCGGTGCAGGCCGCATTCTGTTTTTCCGCTTCCTGTCCACCGGCCGCTGCGGAGATCGTCGCCCTCGAGCACTTTCGCCGTGCACTGTACACAGCCGATACTTGGATAGTTCTGCTCATGCAGCTCATTGTAAGGAAGGCTGTTGTCTTCGATATAGGCCCAGATATCATCCCACGTCCAGTGGATCAAAGGACAGATTTTAATCGATTCAAACCGTTTATCCTCGTTTACAAACTGCGTGTTGCGGCGGGTCAGCGACTGCGATCTGCGCAGGCCGGACATCCAGGCGCCGTATTGGCTTAATTCATTTTCGAGTGGCTGCAGCTTCCGAATACCGCAGCAGCGGTCCGGATCTGTTTCCCAGAGTCTTTCGCCTTCCTGGGCTGCCTGCTGTTTAGGAGACAGTTCCGGCTTCAGCATTTTAATGTTTAACTCCGGATACTTTTCACGAACTGCATCAATTACATCATACGTTTCTTTAAAATGAAACTGGGTGTCAAGAAAAGCAATGGTTGCATCTGGTTTCACCTGGCTGATTAAATCAATCAATACAATTCCTTCAGCTCCAAAACTGCATGCATACACTAAATCATCGCCGTATTCGCCGTAGGCCCAGCGGATAACTTCAAGCGCACTTTGTCCTTCCAGCACTTCGTTATTCACTTGCTCCAGTTCATTTGTCTGCAGGGAATCGTATACTATCATGCGCTTCCATCCCTTTCCCTTTAATATTGTACCTGTTTCCATAAAAAATGAAAATCTTATTTTAAAGGCCTTGAAATCCTTAGTAAGTTTATCAGGTTTAATAGCTTATAGTATATTTTAGTGGGTACATTTTGCAAAGTCAACAATACAAATCGTTTAACTAGGGATTATTTCCGCGGGAATACTTTCCGATTTTCTTTTTCCTGTCAGCATTAGCTTTCACATCAGTATTTATGGCATAATATAAAAGGATCTTTCTTTCAAACTCAACATTGGTTCAACGCACAATTTTTAGGAGGCTACAAATGAAATTTATCGATAACGAAGGTATAAATGACCCGAGAATCAATTTAGCCATCGAAGAATTTGCTTTAAAAAACATGGATCTCGAGAAGGATGAAATGTATTTGCTTTTTTATGTAAATAATCCTTCTATTATAATCGGGAAAAATCAAAACACCATTGAAGAAATCAACACTGATTGTGTGGAAAAGCACAACATCCAGGTGGTACGGCGCCTTTCCGGCGGCGGTGCAGTGTATCATGATTTAGGCAATTTAAATTTCAGTTTTTTAACAAAGGATGACGGCAACAGCTTTCAAAATTTCCAAAAATTCACACAGCCAATCGTCAACGCTCTAAATAACATCGGGGTTCCGGCCGAAATGTCCGGGCGCAATGATTTACAGGCTAACGGAAAAAAAATTTCCGGCAACGCCCAGTTTGCCACAAAAGGAAGAATGTTCAGCCACGGCACCCTGATGCTTGATTCGGAAATTGAAAATGTCGTAGCTGCGCTGAATGTAAAAGACGAGAAAATCCGCTCGAAAGGAATTAAGTCCATTCGGAGCCGTGTCGGAAATATCAATGAATTTTTGGATGAACCATTGTCTGTAGAAGCCTTCAAACAGCTCATTCTGCGGTATATTTTTGGGAGCGACGAGGAGATCGAGCAGTACCGCCTTACCGATGAAGACTGGAAGGAAATTCATAAAATATCTAATGATCGTTACAGCAACTGGGACTGGAACTACGGCAAATCCCCAGCTTTTGATATTCACCGCAGCAAAAAATTCGATGCCGGCATGCTCGACATCCGCTTCAACGTCAAAAAAGGCGTGATTCAGGAAACGAAAATATACGGGGACTTTTTTGGTACCGGAAACGTAGAGGATCTCCAGGAAGCACTTCAGGGTACGAAGTATGAACGCGATGCCATTTATAAAACATTATCCCAGTTTGATCTGTATACGTATTTTGGAGCTATTTCCATTGATGAAGTAGTGGACTTAATTTATTAATCCAGCTGCATTTTTTGTAAAAATGGGTAATTACTCATATTTTACGTGACCTTAGGCCCTTATTTAAGTACCCCCACTCCTCTACAATTAAATACTAGAGACTAATAACCCGGAAAAGGTGAGTAAATAAAATGGCATTAACAGAAATAGGTATTGATTTAGGAACTGCTAATATTCTCGTTTACACGAAAGAAAAAGGCATTATTCTTAACGAGCCTTCCGTTGTAGCCCTTCATATCGATACAAAAGAAGTCTACGCTGTAGGTACAGAAGCAAAGGAAATGGTTGGAAAAACTCCGGCCAATATCATCGCCACCCGTCCAATGAAAGAAGGCGTTATTGCAGATTATGACATCACTTCTGCCATGCTTTCCCACATAATGAAGAAAATTCAAAAAGAATCAGGCTTCACTCTCCGCAAGCCAAAGGTCGTCGTATGTACGCCGTGCGATTCCACTTCCGTAGAACGCCGGGCCATCCGTGATGCAGTACTTGGCTGCGGAGCTAAATCTGTCTCCTTAATCGAAGAACCAATTGCAGCAGCGCTCGGCGCAGAGCTGCCTGTAGACGAGCCTAAGGCGAACGTCATCGTCGATATTGGCGGAGGCACGACAGAGGTTGGCATTATTTCCTACGGCGGCATTGTTTCCTCCCGGGCGATCCGCCGAGGCGGAGACCATATGGATGAGAGCATTACCCAGCACGTCCGCAAGGAATATAATATGCTGATCGGCGAACGTACCGCTGAAAATATCAAAATGGAGATCGGCTCCGCTATCCCCGACGGTGAAGTCCGTACGATGGAAATCCGGGGCAGAGATCTTGTAAACGGGCTGCCGAAAACCATCACCCTGGAGTCACCGGAAATTCACCGGGCTATCACAGAAACTCTCGATCAGATTCTGGAAACTATTCGTGTTACTCTCGAGCAGTGTCCGCCTGAACTGAGCGGCGACATCGTCGATCAGGGAATTGTTCTCACCGGTGGGGGCGCGCTTTTGAACGACCTTCAGGACTGGCTGAGCCGCCAGATTGTAGTACCGGTTCACCTTGCCTCTTCCCCTCTTGAAGCTGTCGCGATCGGTACCGGTAAATCGTTGGCAATGATCAACAGTCTGCAGAAAGCCTCCATGTAATAAACAAAAATCGTCCTCAGGTTTTTATGCCTGTGGGCGATTTTTTCAGAATGTTGATTAACTATTATCACCAGAAGCATCTCCAACATAGTCTTCTGGTTCTTTTTATGTAAAATATGGATATTTTTTCTTATCTTCGGTATTTATGCATGCAAAGAGTCTTATGCTGCTTCAGTTTTTGCCCGGTTGTGTGCAATTTTCTTCAAAGATTTCGGAAGAAATCAAGAAAAAAGCCGCCTAATGGCGACTTTATCAACAGCCTGATTTGTAATTATACAGCGTGATATGTGTGTTTCACTTAATTTTCACGTTGTCGCGCCAAAAATGAACCGGCTTCCAGCCCAGCAGTTCTTTTGCTTTATCGCTGTTCAGTAAACTTTCAAATTCGCCGAGATTTTCTTTGATCGGCACGTTTGGAAATTCTGCTTTCATTAAATCACGGCTGGGAATATCCATACTTGTGTCGTCACCGGCAAGATTCAGCTCAACTGCACCAAGTCCCTGCTTCTCTACCGCCAGGCGGCATGCTGCAGCAGCATCTCTTGTATCAATGTAACTCCAAAGAATACGGTCCCGCTGGGAAGCATCGTGGATAAAGGAAGGGAAATTCTGATACATAGTAGGAGCAATCACGTTTCCGAGACGGAAACTCACTACCTGCATGCCAGTGCGGCGGTGCATCATTTTGGCTGTTTCTTCATTCACTATCTTAGAAAGACCATAAGAATCCTCCGGAAGCTGCGGATGCGCCTCGTCAATAGGCACATATTGCGGATCAAATCGTTCTTTCGCAAAGCATATGCCGTAAGAAGATTCACTGGAAGCCAGAACCGCATTTTTTATCCCGAGTCCTGCTGCTGCTTCCAGCACGTTATAGGTGGCCAAGGTATTGTTGCGGAACGTTACTTCATTTGGATGCGAATAGGCGACTGGAATTGCTGCAAGATGCACCACTGCGTCAGCACCTTGAAGCGCCCCGTATACTTCCCCGAGATCGGTCAGATCTACGATTACCGTATCACAGATATTTTCCTCCGGCTTTTTCACGTCCGCATTCAGTACTTGATAACCATGAGATACAAATTCTTTTAACACCCATGTGCCGAGCAGGCCGTTTCCACCTGTTACTACAACTTTTTCCATCACTATTCCTCATTCCCTTAAAAAATTAAAGCGCTTACACAAGCAGTGCTATTATAACAGATAAATGAATCAGCTACTTCATAGAATCAATTTCATGCTTATAAGAATTCAGAGTGTTGATTAAGTAAATAAGCATATTTATTCTATTCCTTGTATTTTCTCCTTCGTTTACCGGCGGAAGCTTGCATGCTCGTCTTCAGCTGCTTCCCATGCCTGCTGTATAGGTACAGCAGACTTGGGCCTGGGTTTCCTCATGCTCTCAGGGCCTGTCCAGAAAGTCATTGGACTGGCCCTGAGATACTGCGCTTCGATCCCACCGGCGTCACTGCCGGACACTGCATAAAAAATAAACTTTTTTATTGGAAAACCTTTCGTGCTCTTATGTTTCGTAAATAAGCGTTTCCCTATGTTATAAGACGCCGGAGCTGTAGAAGGGGCGACTCCGGGAGGAGATAGAACGATTCCTACTGCTTCCCAATAAGATCGTTTGGGAAGCAGTAGGAAGCATGAGCGCAGCCATGCTTTCCTTGTAAGAAGGGCAGGTTAGCGGAGAGAGTTCCCTCCGGAAAGCGACCCTTCGAAGGCGGAAGCAACTAATTGCATACTTCTTCAGAAATAATCACTTTATAAACAGCCTGGAAAAATCGCCCACAGGCATAAAAACCTGTGGGCGATTTTTTATATCCGACATTAATTTTTCCAATGCTTACTACTGTATCTGTTTTTGCAGCCAGGGATGCAGGTGGTCCAGCAGTTCATGGGACAGGTTGTCATTCTGCTGCTTTAAGTACCTGCGCTTCGTTTTCATGATCGAGAACTCTTCGGGCTGATGCCTGAGAATGTGGTTCATCTCCTCGACTACATAAGCCTCAACCGGCCCGCTCGTATGCTGGGCAATTGCACTGACATCCTCTGCCTTCACCTGGGCATCTTTGCCTCCATTTACGGCGATCAGAGGAATGCGCATGCGGTGAAAGGCTTCCCTCGGGTCGTAGTCAGCGTGCTCCTGAAACCATTTTACATTCACATTTTTGTATTTTTTTGATGCTTCTTCATCAAGCAGCTCCTTAAGCACTTTATGCTGCTTTTTGATCATCCGCTTGTTCACTTTCCCCGTTTTCAGTGCACGGTAAAAGATTCCTTTGCCCTCGCTTATTTCCCTTTCCACCGATTCTCCCTGTTCAAGTAAAATATCAAACAGCGGCTTAGGCGACGATGCGAGTGCCATCAGCCCATGCACCTTTTCCTTTTCCGCCACCTTAGGAGCAATCGCCCCGCCTTCGCTGTGACCGAGAATGAAAATTTTCTCTTCGTCAATTTCCGGGACCATTTTTAAAAGACGTACGGCAGCAGAAGCATCCTCAATTAAATCCTGCAGCCCAGTTTCAAGAAAATCCCCTTCACTGCTCCCTGTACCTCTCTTATCATAACGCAGTGACGCTATGCCTTGTTTTTCAAGCCAGGAGGCCAGCTGGTTATAAATGTTTAATTTCATTCCAGGGGCGTTCCCGTCGCGGTCTACAGGCCCGCTTCCCCCAATTATCAGCACGCCAGGAGCCTTTTCGTGTTTGTTCTCCGGGACGGTGAGCGTTCCATACAATGTCTCTGCTTGATCAATTGTTATCAGTTGTTCCATGCTTTCACGCTCCATTAAAGGATTTTGTATTAGTATTCCTATTTTTCGTTTAATAAAAACCTTTTTCGCCATTGATAATTATATTGACTAATTTGTATATACAAGTTAAAGTAAATTTATAAATTGGTATCGTTTTCAAATGCATTCATTTAAGGAGGAACCATAATGGCGAAAATTACAAAGGAAGCCGTGGAGACGATTGTAGAAGCCGTGGGAGGCAACGAAAACATAGAAACAGTCACCCACTGCGTGACAAGGCTGCGATTTGTTTTATACGATGAAGAAAAAGTAGACAAAGAAAAGCTTACCAGCCTCGATCTTGTCCGGGGAGCTTTTGCTTCCGGCGGCCAGTACCAGGTTGTAATCGGCCAGGGCACTGTGGACAAGGTTTATAAAGAGTTAATGAGCGTCACGGGTCGTTCCGAAGAAACCGGTGGGCGTGCAGGTGAGGAAGATTCTGAAAGCGATACCAGCGAAAAGCAGAAATCCACTAAAAAGCAGAATGGGTTTCAACGGTTTATCCGTCTGCTCGCTGACATTTTTATTCCGATTCTTCCTGCCATTATCACAGCAGGCCTCCTGCTTGGTTTAAACAACCTGTTAACCGGCCCCGGCATATTTTTCGACGGCGCTGTAATAGAAGTATATCCACAGTGGACCAGTTTTTCTGAAATTATTTTCATCATTGCAAACGCTTCATTTAACTTTCTGCCTGTTCTCATAGGGTGGTCGGCGGTCAGACGGTTTGGCGGCAGCCCCCTCCTCGGCATTGTGCTTGGGCTGATTTTTGTGCACCCGCAGCTTTTAAGCGCATATGCTTACGGCGATGCAAGTGCAAATAACGAAGTGCCAACCTGGGATCTATTCGGATGGAACGTTGAGCAGGTCGGCTATCAGGGGCAGGTGCTTCCAGTGCTTGTAGCCTCCTATGTTTTAGCGCAGATTGAAATTTTCCTCCGTAAACGTATTGCAGATTCCATTCAGGTGCTGCTGGTTGCACCGATTGCTCTGCTTGTTACCGGGTTCTTCACCTTTATTATTATCGGACCGGTTACCTTTGGCCTCGGGAACGCAATTACCGACTTCTTCCTTTGGACATTCGATCAATATGCATGGCTCGGCGGCCTGCTTTATGGCCTCCTTTATGCACCGCTCGTTATTACCGGACTCCACCATACATTCCTGGCGGTGGATCTGCAGCTTACCGCTTCGACCGATGGCACCTTTTTATGGCCGATTCTCGCTCTTTCCAACATTGCTCAGGGCTCTGCTGCAGTCGGCATAATGATTTTAGCCTGGAGAGATCAGAACATGCGTGGGCTCGCTGGTTCAGCCGGTCTTTCTGCTTATCTTGGTGTTACCGAGCCGGCATTATTCGGGGTAAACCTGCAGTACCGGTTCCCGTTCTTCTGTGCGCTCATCAGCTCTGCCATCGCAGCAACGTTTATCAGTATTAATAACGTGCTGGCCTTTGCTGTCGGCGTCGGCGGTATCCCCGGCATCTTTTCTATCCGTCCACCGGACTGGGGAGCATTCTTTATCGGAATGCTGATTGTCATTATCCTCCCGATTGTATTAACCTATCTCTATGGGCGTATTCGTAAAGTAGAACTTTAACCAATGAATTACAGGCGTCTGCTGGGATTGTCAGCAGGCGCCTTTGCTCCATACAGCATATATGCGAAAGGATGATCACAATGGAACCGTGGTGGAAACGTGCAGTTATTTATCAGATTTACCCTAAAAGCTTTAAGGATACGACCGGCAACGGAGTCGGCGATATTCCCGGTATTATCGAAAAGCTTGATTACCTGCAGGATCTCGGAATCGATGTTTTGTGGCTCAATCCTGTGTACCCTTCTCCTCAAAAGGATAACGGATACGATATCAGCGATTATTATAATATTTATGATGTCTACGGAACGATGGAGGACTTCGAACGTCTGCTGACGGAGGCCCATGCAAGGGGTATGAAAATTATTATGGATATCGTTATTAATCATACCTCCACCGATCATGCCTGGTTTCAGGCTGCTTCGTCAGATGTCTCCAGTCCTTACCGCGACTACTATATCTGGAGGGATCCCGTGAACGGCGCTGAACCAAATAACTGGGTGTCTAAATTCGGGGGCTCCGCCTGGCAGTGGCACAAACCAACAAACCAGTACTACCTGCATCTATTTGATGTGAGCCAGGCGGATTTAAACTGGGAAAACGAAGAACTGCGCCGACAGCTGTACGACATGATGCATTACTGGTTTGATAAGGGCATCGATGGGTTCCGGCTCGATGTTATCAATTTAATTTCAAAGGACCAGCGGTTTCCAAATGACGATATCAGCGACGGCCGCCGGTTTTATACTGACGGGCCGAGAGTGCACGAGTGGATGCATGAAATGAATCAAAACGTATTTGGCCCGCACGGAGCTATGACAGTAGGGGAAATGTCCTCCACGACGATCGACCACTGCATTAAATATACCCGCCCGGACCGGGAAGAACTGAGCATGACCTTTAATTTTCATCATCTAAAAGCAGATTACCCCGGAGGAGAAAAATGGACCCTGCCTGAATTCGATTTTGTGCAGCTAAAAGAAACGCTATCAGACTGGCAGAGCGGTATGTATGAAGGCGGCGGCTGGAACGCGCTGTTCTGGTGCAACCATGACCAGCCCCGCATTGTAAGCAGATATGCCGATGACGGTAAGTACCGCGCAGAATCAGCGAAGATGCTTGCAGCAACCATGCACTGCATGCGCGGCACTCCTTATATTTATCAGGGTGAAGAGCTCGGCATGACGAACCCTTCCTACAGCTCCATCAATGACTACCGTGACGTGGAAACCATCAATTATTATGATATTATGCAAAAGCAGGGAAAAAGTCCGGAGGAAGCATTCGCTGTCATTCAGGCCCGCTCCCGGGACAACGCCCGTACACCGATGCAGTGGGACAGTTCGAAAAATGCCGGCTTCAGTGAAGCCGAGCCATGGCTGCCGGTTCCGGAAAATCATACGTCTATTAATGCCAAAGAAGCGGTAAGCGATCCGGCATCTGTGTATCATTTTTACAAACAATTAATTCAGCTTCGCAAGGATTATAAAATCCTGACAACTGGAGATTATCAGCTTTATCTCCCGGACCATCCTTCTCTTTTCGCCTACACACGCGAGGACGAAGATGAAGCCTTACTCATCATAAGTAATTTCTCGTCTGATATAATTAAAGCCGGCAGTCTGGATCTTCCGCGGAAAGAAGACGCAGGCAATGTCTTTGTCACCAACTACAGCCGGGAAAGCTTTTCTCTGGAAGCTGACAGCCTGCAGCCGTACGAAACAATCGTTCTGCATTACCAAAAACAGCTCCCTGGGGTGTAACGAGCATGAGTACA
Proteins encoded in this region:
- a CDS encoding phosphoadenylyl-sulfate reductase, which encodes MIVYDSLQTNELEQVNNEVLEGQSALEVIRWAYGEYGDDLVYACSFGAEGIVLIDLISQVKPDATIAFLDTQFHFKETYDVIDAVREKYPELNIKMLKPELSPKQQAAQEGERLWETDPDRCCGIRKLQPLENELSQYGAWMSGLRRSQSLTRRNTQFVNEDKRFESIKICPLIHWTWDDIWAYIEDNSLPYNELHEQNYPSIGCVQCTAKVLEGDDLRSGRWTGSGKTECGLHR
- a CDS encoding lipoate--protein ligase, which codes for MKFIDNEGINDPRINLAIEEFALKNMDLEKDEMYLLFYVNNPSIIIGKNQNTIEEINTDCVEKHNIQVVRRLSGGGAVYHDLGNLNFSFLTKDDGNSFQNFQKFTQPIVNALNNIGVPAEMSGRNDLQANGKKISGNAQFATKGRMFSHGTLMLDSEIENVVAALNVKDEKIRSKGIKSIRSRVGNINEFLDEPLSVEAFKQLILRYIFGSDEEIEQYRLTDEDWKEIHKISNDRYSNWDWNYGKSPAFDIHRSKKFDAGMLDIRFNVKKGVIQETKIYGDFFGTGNVEDLQEALQGTKYERDAIYKTLSQFDLYTYFGAISIDEVVDLIY
- the mreBH gene encoding rod-share determining protein MreBH; the encoded protein is MALTEIGIDLGTANILVYTKEKGIILNEPSVVALHIDTKEVYAVGTEAKEMVGKTPANIIATRPMKEGVIADYDITSAMLSHIMKKIQKESGFTLRKPKVVVCTPCDSTSVERRAIRDAVLGCGAKSVSLIEEPIAAALGAELPVDEPKANVIVDIGGGTTEVGIISYGGIVSSRAIRRGGDHMDESITQHVRKEYNMLIGERTAENIKMEIGSAIPDGEVRTMEIRGRDLVNGLPKTITLESPEIHRAITETLDQILETIRVTLEQCPPELSGDIVDQGIVLTGGGALLNDLQDWLSRQIVVPVHLASSPLEAVAIGTGKSLAMINSLQKASM
- a CDS encoding NAD(P)-dependent oxidoreductase, producing the protein MEKVVVTGGNGLLGTWVLKEFVSHGYQVLNADVKKPEENICDTVIVDLTDLGEVYGALQGADAVVHLAAIPVAYSHPNEVTFRNNTLATYNVLEAAAGLGIKNAVLASSESSYGICFAKERFDPQYVPIDEAHPQLPEDSYGLSKIVNEETAKMMHRRTGMQVVSFRLGNVIAPTMYQNFPSFIHDASQRDRILWSYIDTRDAAAACRLAVEKQGLGAVELNLAGDDTSMDIPSRDLMKAEFPNVPIKENLGEFESLLNSDKAKELLGWKPVHFWRDNVKIK
- a CDS encoding alpha/beta hydrolase family protein, whose protein sequence is MEQLITIDQAETLYGTLTVPENKHEKAPGVLIIGGSGPVDRDGNAPGMKLNIYNQLASWLEKQGIASLRYDKRGTGSSEGDFLETGLQDLIEDASAAVRLLKMVPEIDEEKIFILGHSEGGAIAPKVAEKEKVHGLMALASSPKPLFDILLEQGESVEREISEGKGIFYRALKTGKVNKRMIKKQHKVLKELLDEEASKKYKNVNVKWFQEHADYDPREAFHRMRIPLIAVNGGKDAQVKAEDVSAIAQHTSGPVEAYVVEEMNHILRHQPEEFSIMKTKRRYLKQQNDNLSHELLDHLHPWLQKQIQ
- the treP gene encoding PTS system trehalose-specific EIIBC component, with product MAKITKEAVETIVEAVGGNENIETVTHCVTRLRFVLYDEEKVDKEKLTSLDLVRGAFASGGQYQVVIGQGTVDKVYKELMSVTGRSEETGGRAGEEDSESDTSEKQKSTKKQNGFQRFIRLLADIFIPILPAIITAGLLLGLNNLLTGPGIFFDGAVIEVYPQWTSFSEIIFIIANASFNFLPVLIGWSAVRRFGGSPLLGIVLGLIFVHPQLLSAYAYGDASANNEVPTWDLFGWNVEQVGYQGQVLPVLVASYVLAQIEIFLRKRIADSIQVLLVAPIALLVTGFFTFIIIGPVTFGLGNAITDFFLWTFDQYAWLGGLLYGLLYAPLVITGLHHTFLAVDLQLTASTDGTFLWPILALSNIAQGSAAVGIMILAWRDQNMRGLAGSAGLSAYLGVTEPALFGVNLQYRFPFFCALISSAIAATFISINNVLAFAVGVGGIPGIFSIRPPDWGAFFIGMLIVIILPIVLTYLYGRIRKVEL
- the treC gene encoding alpha,alpha-phosphotrehalase translates to MITMEPWWKRAVIYQIYPKSFKDTTGNGVGDIPGIIEKLDYLQDLGIDVLWLNPVYPSPQKDNGYDISDYYNIYDVYGTMEDFERLLTEAHARGMKIIMDIVINHTSTDHAWFQAASSDVSSPYRDYYIWRDPVNGAEPNNWVSKFGGSAWQWHKPTNQYYLHLFDVSQADLNWENEELRRQLYDMMHYWFDKGIDGFRLDVINLISKDQRFPNDDISDGRRFYTDGPRVHEWMHEMNQNVFGPHGAMTVGEMSSTTIDHCIKYTRPDREELSMTFNFHHLKADYPGGEKWTLPEFDFVQLKETLSDWQSGMYEGGGWNALFWCNHDQPRIVSRYADDGKYRAESAKMLAATMHCMRGTPYIYQGEELGMTNPSYSSINDYRDVETINYYDIMQKQGKSPEEAFAVIQARSRDNARTPMQWDSSKNAGFSEAEPWLPVPENHTSINAKEAVSDPASVYHFYKQLIQLRKDYKILTTGDYQLYLPDHPSLFAYTREDEDEALLIISNFSSDIIKAGSLDLPRKEDAGNVFVTNYSRESFSLEADSLQPYETIVLHYQKQLPGV